A window of Bacteroidales bacterium genomic DNA:
AGGATCCTTAACGATATAATCGAAAGCTCCTTCTTTTAAAAGACTTACAGCAACACGAATATCGCTTTGAGCAGAAATAATTATAACTGGAAAATTTTTATTGAAATTATGAAAACTTTGCATTACTTCCATCCCATTCATTCCCGGAAGGTTATAATCCAAAATAATTAAATCTGGATTCTTATATCGCTGTGCAAGAGCCTCTTTACCGTTTGTAAAAAGGCTGACCTCATTTTCTGGGTTAAGTGAAAGATAATAGAGGATGGATTTCCCAAAAATCACATCGTCTTCAACAATAAATATTTTCAAAATATGGACAGTTTTTCCAACAAATATACGATTTCAAGCAAATTATCAAAAAATTGATACGATTAAATTACAAATAATGCTAAAAATAAAAAACAAATTATAAAAGGATTAGTAAATTTGCCCTAAAATAACTAAACATGAACAAACAATATAAATATTACTGGATAAGCCTTATAGCTGTTCTAATCTGCCTTTCTCCTATTTTACAAGCTCAAAATTTTCAAAAAGTTAGCATTGGATTTTATAATTTAGAAAATCTTTTTGACACTATTGACACTCCGGAAGTAAGAGACTCTGAATTTACCCCTTTGGCTGCTAAAAAATGGAATTCTCAAAAATATTACGAGAAACTAGATAATATGGCTAAAGTTATTTCAAAAATAGCTATCGATAAAACTCCCGAAGGAGTGGCTATTCTTGGAATTTGCGAAGTAGAAAATAAAGAAGTTGTTGAAGATTTAGTCCATCGTCCGGCACTAAAAAATCGTAATTATAAAATTGCACATATCAATTCTCCCGACAAACGTGGAATAGACGTTGCCTTAATTTATCAAGCTTCTATGTTTGAACTGGAAAGCGCTTTGGCTTTTCCTTTAAAAATAGAAGGCAGACTCGATTTTTATTCTCGCGATCAACTACTGGTTAGCGGAAAACTATTAGGTGAAAAAATTCATATTTTAGTTAATCATTGGCCAAGCAGAAGTGGCGGCGAAGAACGCTCAATGCCTCTACGTAATGCAGCCGGAGATTTAAGCAGATCAATCGTAAACTTTATTTTAAGTCTTGATTCTGATGCTAAAATCATTATTATGGGCGACTTGAACGACGATCCGCATAACACCAGTGTTGTAGAACATCTAAAAGCTACAAGCGACAAAAACCTACTATCAAAAGGCTATTTATATGATCCTTTTGCTTTGATTCATAAACCAGATAGTTTTGGCTCATTAGCTTATCGCGGAAAATGGAATCTGTTCGATCAGATTATTATTACACCTAGTCTGATAAAAGCCAAGCGCAAAAAATGGCATTTTAAAGAAGCTTTTGTTTTTAATGCTGACTTTCTGAAAAACCAAGAAGGGAAATATAAAGGTTTTCCTTTTCGTACTTTTGCAGGAAACAGATATTTAGGCGGTTATAGCGATCATCTTCCTACTTATATTATCTTGGAAAGATAAACTTATAAGCGATGAATTCTACACATTAAAACGAATATTTAGAATATCTCCGTCCTGAACTTGGTAGTTCTTGCCTTCGATAAAGAGTTTTCCCTTATCACGACAAGCGGCTTCAGAACCAAGACTAACAAAATCGTCGTAATGCATTACTTCGGCGCGGATAAATCCACGTTCTAAATCGCTATGTATAACACCGGCAGCCTCAGGAGCTTTCATACCTTTTTTTATAGTCCAAGCACGATTTTCTTTATCACCTACGGTAAAGAATGATTGAAGATTTAATAAATCGTAAGCTGCTCTAACAAGCTTATCAACGCCAGGCTCTTCCAAACCGGCATCCGACAAAAACTCTTTTCTATCATCAGCATCATCTAATTCGGCAATTTCAGCCTCAAGAGCTCCTGCAATAACAATAATCTGTGGGTTTTCATCTTCTATTCCTTCTTTCAAAGCAGACACATAATTATTCCCAGAAACGGCCGAATCATCATCTACATTACATACGTAAAGCATTGGTTTATCGGTAAGTAAATACATATCGCTAATTAAGCTTTTTTTGTCATCTTCACTAACTTCAAAATCGCGGACATTACGCATATCTTCTAAATGCGCTTTCAGTCTGCTCAAGACTTCAATAGCATATTTGGCACTCTTATCTCCTGTACGAGCAAGTTTTTCCATACGTTGAAGTTTACGTTCTACCAAATCTAAATCGCGCAACTGCAACTCAAAATCTACTATCTCTTTATCTCTTAACGGATCAACCGATCCTTCAATATGAGGCAAATTTTCATCATCGAAACAACGTAAGACATGAATTAAGGCATTAGTTTGCTGAATATCGGCTAAAAACTTATTACCAACGCCTTCGCCTTGACTGGCACCTTTAGTGAGGCCAGGAATATCAACAAAATCAATAGTAGCCGTTACCACACGCTTTGCTGAAACTAACTTATCTATCACAGCTAAACGAGGATCGATTACATTAACCATTCCCACATTTGATTTATTAGTTGAAAAAGCGAAATTTGAGATTTCTGCCTTTGTATTTGAAACGCAATTAAAAATAGTTGTCTTTCCTATATTCGACAAGCCAATAATACCACAGGTTAAAGCCATTTTATATTAAATTTAAAAAACCGAAGAAATAGATTTAATCTCTTCAGGAAAATTTGCGCAAAGATAGTTTATTTGATTTGTTCTTAGCAAGAAATACGCTTAATTGATTTAGCCAAGATAAAATTTCTCAGGATGACGAGCTACTTTATCTTTATAAAAACTCATAATTACCTTAATATCGCTATCCCAATTGCCTGTAGGATAAAATACTCCTCCTACTCCTACTGTTTTAGATTCAAAATTAATGTAGCCCAAAACTATGGGTACATTTGCGCCCATAGCCATAGAGTAAAAACCCTTTCGCCAACGCTTAGTCAAACTTCTTGTCCCTTCGGGTGCAATAGTGAGCAATAATTCATCACGTTTTTTAAATTCCTCTATCATTTGATCTGTAAGCTTGACTTTTAAATTCTTATGAACAGGGATTGCTCCTAAAGCTCTTAAGAGAACTCCTAAAGGAAAGAAAAAGTAACTTCCCTTTATCATAAATTTAACACTCCTTCCTATGCTACTGTAGTATAATCGACCGATAATAAAATCCCAAGTTGAAGTGTGTGGAGCAGCTACAACAACATATTTCTTCCCTTCAGGAAAATTTCCATCTACCTTCCATCCAATTAGTTTAAGAATTAGTTTACTTAAAAATTTTATCATCTTTTTTGCTTTGCATCGGCAAAAATAGAAAAAAATAAATATAATGCCAGTAAGGATGAAATATTATAATCTATTGATTATAATATAATTACATAATTGTAACTAATTTGAAACCGAAGAAAAGAAATTATTTTCAATTTGTTCTTTTAATTCTAATTGCTGCTTTTCAAGAGCGGAAATTACTTTTAAAAATGAAATAGAAGTAGAATTATAAGCTTTTAATGAAACTCTAAAACCGGTATTGGTGAATAAAAGCTGAACATTATTTTCTAAATAAAATGTTTTTGATTTTTCGTTGCTCAACTCTATCTGCAAAACCTGATTGATATCATCTAATAAGGCTTCCAACTTATTTTGAGGAAAATCTTCGAAAACATAATCGACAGTAAAGAGCTTATCTTGATAAAAGTAATAGACTATTTTGGAGCTAAAACTAAATTTATCATCGGGAAAACCAAATAATTTAAAATCGTAATAATTATCCCTATAAGCGTTAAAACAAATGGGTTCACCTTTGGAAGAAAGTAAGGATTTGGGGGTTAAATTAAATGGGATATCAATTTTTGAAGGGATATTGTATTTTTTATCGAATAGTTTTAACGAATCAAAAGATTTTTTCAAATTCATAATATGCTGTAAAATCTCATCCTTAAAACAATAAGGGTGCGGATTGCTGTTAAAATAAATTTTATATTGATTCTGATAATCAAAACTATACACACTATGCATTACTCTAATCTTAGTCAGAATTAAAGATTTTCTAAAGAAAATAGATAAAATAACAATAGTAATAAACAGTAGAATTAAGCCTATATACATATGAATCAAATGTAGTTATTTTTCCAAAGCAAAATCGTTTTCAAACAAAAAATACAGGAGATTTTATAAACAATATGATTAAATATCAGTAGATTAAGCAAATATCTCTCGGAGATCTATTTCGTGCAAATATTCGCTAATTCAGGTAAAATACATCCTAACTTAAGTTGTTAATAAGGTTGTGAATATATCTATTTCTTTTACAAACTGCTTTTTCATATTTTACCTACTTTTACTTTAATAATATTTTATGAGCAAAAAAAAGAAAATCCGTACTCGTAAAACTCGATTTAAGTCGTTTACTTTTAAACTATCGCTCCGTCAGTATAAATCTTTAAAGAATTTTAGTGAAATTGAAGGCACCACTCCTCTTAAAGTTATTAAAGAAAGAATTAGCGATTGTATTGAAGAATACTCTGATGAGCAAATAGGTAAAGAAGCAGTAGCAAAAAATCAACTCAGTCTTTTTAAGGAGACTTCTCCAAAAGATCAACAATTAAAAATGTTTAAATAGTTATTTATTAAATAACACATCAATACAGCTCAACAATTCTCCCTTATTTACAGGCTTTGGATAATAGGCAACACAACCCGATTGTAAAATTCTTGTACGTTCATCACCAAGAGCAAATGCCGTAACTGCAATAATTGGCAATGTTGGTTTTAACTGCTTAATAAGTTTACTACTGGTTTCTCCATCCATTATCGGCATCAGCCAATCCATAAGAACCAAATCAATATTAGTTTCTTTCCTACATCGTTCATAAGCATCACTACCGTCTTTTGCAGTAATAATTTCAGCCTTAGTAGATTTAAAAATAAGTCGGAAATAATCTAAACTATCAGGGTTGTCATCAGCAATTAAAATCTTTTTTCCTTCCCAATTAAATTGCTGCTTCTTATTTGGCAAATTCCTTGTTTTATATTGTGCTACAGGATCATCATCGGAAAAATTTGGTAAGCTAAAAGATAATTTAGACTTTTCATTTTTTTCATCTCTATTTATTTCAAGTTTGCTTCCTATAAGCTTAATAAGAGCTAAACTAACATATAAATTCAAATCTTCGCCAGAATTAAAATGAAGATTGTTATCAGTATAATTAGCTGCAACTGTTTTTATTTTCTGAGATAAAGATTGATAAACATCCTCTTTGCAATGTGCATAAATAAAGAAATTCACTTCTTTGTTTCTGTTTAACTCACAACCAATTTTTACCGAATCATTAATCGCTAGTTTATCTACATAAGAAAGCAAATTCAAAAGTATACGTGTTAGTATTCCACGATTGGTATTCACTATCAAATCTTTAACAGAGTTTTCAATACAAGAAACACTAACGTTATTTTCTAAATAATCAACGCCTTTAAATTGCTTATAAACACTGTTTATAATACCGGGAACTAAGATAAATTCAGGGGTAATATCAAGCTCTTCTGCATCAATCTTAACTAAAGTTCCAATATTTTTAAGTAATAGCGATAACATCTGAGCATTTTGATGTATCATACCGGCATATGATTTTATCTCATCCATTGCCAAATCATCCGTTTTCATCATTTCCGAGAAACCCATAATTACATTCATTGGCGAACGTATCTCATGCG
This region includes:
- a CDS encoding endonuclease/exonuclease/phosphatase family protein — protein: MGFYNLENLFDTIDTPEVRDSEFTPLAAKKWNSQKYYEKLDNMAKVISKIAIDKTPEGVAILGICEVENKEVVEDLVHRPALKNRNYKIAHINSPDKRGIDVALIYQASMFELESALAFPLKIEGRLDFYSRDQLLVSGKLLGEKIHILVNHWPSRSGGEERSMPLRNAAGDLSRSIVNFILSLDSDAKIIIMGDLNDDPHNTSVVEHLKATSDKNLLSKGYLYDPFALIHKPDSFGSLAYRGKWNLFDQIIITPSLIKAKRKKWHFKEAFVFNADFLKNQEGKYKGFPFRTFAGNRYLGGYSDHLPTYIILER
- the ychF gene encoding redox-regulated ATPase YchF, translating into MALTCGIIGLSNIGKTTIFNCVSNTKAEISNFAFSTNKSNVGMVNVIDPRLAVIDKLVSAKRVVTATIDFVDIPGLTKGASQGEGVGNKFLADIQQTNALIHVLRCFDDENLPHIEGSVDPLRDKEIVDFELQLRDLDLVERKLQRMEKLARTGDKSAKYAIEVLSRLKAHLEDMRNVRDFEVSEDDKKSLISDMYLLTDKPMLYVCNVDDDSAVSGNNYVSALKEGIEDENPQIIVIAGALEAEIAELDDADDRKEFLSDAGLEEPGVDKLVRAAYDLLNLQSFFTVGDKENRAWTIKKGMKAPEAAGVIHSDLERGFIRAEVMHYDDFVSLGSEAACRDKGKLFIEGKNYQVQDGDILNIRFNV
- a CDS encoding 1-acyl-sn-glycerol-3-phosphate acyltransferase gives rise to the protein MIKFLSKLILKLIGWKVDGNFPEGKKYVVVAAPHTSTWDFIIGRLYYSSIGRSVKFMIKGSYFFFPLGVLLRALGAIPVHKNLKVKLTDQMIEEFKKRDELLLTIAPEGTRSLTKRWRKGFYSMAMGANVPIVLGYINFESKTVGVGGVFYPTGNWDSDIKVIMSFYKDKVARHPEKFYLG